One Pseudomonas entomophila genomic window carries:
- a CDS encoding cation:proton antiporter: protein MHAISFIQDLAVIMLVAGVVTILFHRLKQPVVLGYIVAGFIIGPHTPPFGLIHDEDTIKTLAELGVIFLMFCLGLEFSLRKLFKVGATAFIAAFLEIVLMIWIGFEIGRWFGWSTMDSLFLGAILAISSTTIIVKALNDLKMKNERFAQLIFGVLIVEDILGIGIIALLSGIAVSGTVSSGEVFSTVGKLSLFMIVALVIGILLVPRLLAYVAKFESNEMLLITVLGLCFGFCLLVVKLEYSMVLGAFLIGAIMAESRQLLKIERLIEPVRDLFSAIFFVAIGLMIDPAILVEYAWPIVVITLAVVLGKMLSCGMGAFIAGNDGRTSLRVGMGLSQIGEFSFIIAALGMTLQVTSDFLYPVAVAVSAITTLLTPYLIRAADPLSLKLGKVVPSRLARVLSLYGEWLRSIQPQGEGAMLAAMIRRILLQVGVNLALVIAIFFSGGYFAARIGTWLSEWVDDLSQQKALIWGAALLLSLPFLIAAYRKLKALSMLLAEMGVKPEMAGRHTQRVRRVIAEVIPLLSLLVIFLLLSALSASILPTNELLLIIAVVAAVVVALLWRWFVRVHTRMQVALLETLENNRESSH from the coding sequence ATGCATGCCATCAGCTTCATCCAGGATCTGGCGGTGATCATGCTGGTCGCCGGGGTGGTCACCATTCTCTTCCACCGCCTCAAGCAGCCCGTGGTGCTGGGCTACATCGTCGCAGGCTTCATCATCGGCCCGCATACGCCTCCGTTCGGGCTGATTCATGATGAAGACACGATCAAGACCCTGGCTGAACTGGGGGTGATCTTCCTGATGTTCTGCCTGGGGCTGGAGTTCAGCCTGCGCAAGCTGTTCAAGGTGGGGGCCACGGCATTCATCGCCGCCTTCCTGGAAATCGTCCTGATGATCTGGATCGGTTTCGAGATCGGCCGCTGGTTCGGTTGGAGCACCATGGATTCGCTGTTCCTCGGGGCGATCCTGGCGATTTCCTCGACCACCATCATCGTCAAGGCGCTCAACGACCTGAAGATGAAGAACGAGCGCTTCGCCCAACTGATCTTCGGCGTGCTGATCGTCGAGGACATTCTCGGCATTGGCATCATCGCGCTGCTGTCGGGCATCGCCGTCAGCGGCACGGTCAGTTCCGGCGAGGTGTTCTCCACCGTGGGCAAGCTGTCGCTGTTCATGATCGTCGCGCTGGTCATCGGCATCTTGCTGGTGCCGCGGCTGTTGGCCTACGTGGCGAAGTTCGAGAGCAACGAGATGCTGCTGATCACCGTGCTGGGGCTGTGCTTTGGCTTCTGCCTGCTGGTGGTCAAGCTCGAATACAGCATGGTGCTCGGGGCCTTCCTGATCGGCGCGATCATGGCCGAGTCACGCCAGTTGCTGAAGATCGAACGCTTGATCGAGCCGGTTCGCGACCTGTTCAGCGCCATCTTCTTCGTCGCCATCGGCTTGATGATCGACCCGGCGATCCTCGTCGAGTACGCCTGGCCGATCGTGGTGATCACCCTGGCGGTGGTGCTGGGCAAGATGCTCTCCTGCGGCATGGGGGCCTTCATTGCCGGCAACGACGGACGTACTTCGCTGCGCGTGGGCATGGGGCTTTCGCAGATCGGCGAGTTCTCGTTCATCATTGCCGCGCTGGGCATGACCCTGCAGGTGACCAGCGATTTTCTCTACCCCGTCGCGGTGGCGGTATCGGCCATCACCACCTTGTTGACGCCTTACCTGATCCGCGCGGCCGACCCGTTGTCGCTGAAGCTCGGCAAAGTGGTACCGAGCCGCCTGGCACGGGTGCTGTCGCTGTATGGCGAATGGCTGCGCAGCATCCAGCCCCAGGGTGAGGGGGCCATGCTGGCGGCGATGATTCGGCGCATCCTGTTGCAGGTAGGGGTGAACCTGGCGCTGGTGATCGCCATCTTTTTCAGCGGTGGTTATTTCGCCGCGCGTATCGGTACCTGGCTCAGCGAGTGGGTCGACGACCTGAGCCAGCAGAAGGCGTTGATCTGGGGGGCTGCCTTGCTGCTGTCGTTGCCGTTCCTGATCGCGGCCTACCGCAAGCTCAAGGCGTTGTCGATGCTGCTGGCGGAGATGGGGGTCAAGCCGGAGATGGCCGGGCGGCACACCCAGCGCGTGCGGCGCGTGATCGCCGAAGTGATTCCGCTGCTGTCGCTGCTGGTGATCTTCCTGCTGCTGTCGGCGTTGTCGGCGAGCATCCTGCCGACCAATGAACTGTTGCTGATCATCGCGGTGGTCGCGGCAGTGGTGGTGGCGTTGCTATGGCGCTGGTTCGTCCGGGTGCATACACGGATGCAAGTCGCCTTGCTGGAGACGCTGGAGAACAACCGGGAAAGTTCGCACTGA
- a CDS encoding Tim44 domain-containing protein: MQRFLSIALALCVGLTLSLDANAKRFGGGKSSGSAPIHQTRQATPTTPAAAPTVPGRAPAASGASRWLGPLAGIAAGGLLASMFMGDGFEGMQILDFLLMGLIAFLVFRFIAARRRQQQPQHAAAGHAPYQREAQPQAAPQPIFGGSAAPVASPVINAPAWFNEASFLAAARSHFQSLQQHWDANEMDKIAEFVTPQMLDFLKRERAEEGEGFQSTYIDDLDVQLEGVDDRADKTIATLTFRGVSKTSRFDQGEVFNESWHMERAQGENQPWLLAGIRQNG, from the coding sequence ATGCAACGTTTTCTTAGCATCGCTCTGGCGCTCTGCGTCGGCCTGACGCTGAGCCTCGACGCCAACGCCAAGCGCTTCGGTGGTGGCAAGAGCTCGGGCTCCGCGCCAATCCACCAGACCCGCCAGGCCACCCCGACCACGCCAGCCGCCGCACCGACCGTTCCAGGCCGTGCGCCAGCCGCCAGCGGCGCTTCGCGTTGGCTGGGCCCGCTGGCCGGCATCGCCGCCGGTGGCCTGCTGGCCTCCATGTTCATGGGCGACGGCTTCGAGGGCATGCAGATCCTCGACTTCCTGCTCATGGGCCTGATCGCCTTCCTGGTCTTCCGCTTCATCGCCGCGCGCCGTCGCCAGCAGCAGCCGCAACACGCTGCTGCTGGTCACGCCCCGTACCAGCGCGAAGCCCAGCCACAGGCCGCTCCACAGCCGATCTTCGGCGGTTCCGCCGCACCGGTCGCCTCGCCTGTGATCAACGCCCCTGCCTGGTTCAACGAAGCCAGCTTCCTGGCCGCCGCCCGTTCGCACTTCCAGTCGCTGCAGCAGCACTGGGACGCCAACGAGATGGACAAGATCGCCGAGTTCGTCACCCCGCAGATGCTCGACTTCCTCAAGCGCGAGCGCGCTGAAGAAGGTGAAGGCTTCCAGTCCACCTACATCGACGACCTCGATGTACAGCTGGAAGGCGTCGACGACCGCGCCGACAAGACCATCGCCACCCTCACCTTCCGTGGCGTGTCGAAGACCTCGCGCTTCGACCAGGGCGAGGTGTTCAACGAGAGCTGGCACATGGAACGCGCACAGGGCGAAAACCAGCCTTGGCTGCTGGCCGGTATCCGCCAAAACGGTTAA
- the uvrD gene encoding DNA helicase II, whose amino-acid sequence MRNDDLSLLLNSLNDAQRQAVAAQVGRQLVLAGAGSGKTRVLVHRIAWLIQVVQASPHSILSVTFTNKAAAEMRHRIEQLLGINPAGMWVGTFHGLAHRLLRAHWQEAGLAQNFQILDSDDQQRLIKRVIREMGLDEQKWPARQVQWFINGQKDEGLRPRHIQASGDLFLTTMRDIYSAYEQACERAGVIDFSELLLRALDLWRDQPGLLEHYQRRFRHILVDEFQDTNAVQYAWLRLLAGGGDSLMAVGDDDQSIYGWRGAKIENIHQYTADFPDAELIRLEQNYRSTGGILKAANALIANNSGRLGKELWTDLGEGEPLTLYAAFNEHDEARYVVETIESLIKQGNARSDIAILYRSNAQSRVLEEALLRERIPYRIYGGQRFFERAEIKNAMAYLRLLEGRGNDAALERVINVPPRGIGEKTVEAIREHARHSQSSMWDAMCQLLAAKALKGRAASALGAFIELLENLAAKVLEMPLHLMTQTVIEQSGLIIYHQEEKGEKGQARVENLEELVSAARNFETSDEDADLTPLSAFLGHASLEAGDSQADEHEDSIQLMTLHSAKGLEFPYVFLVGMEEGLFPHKMSLEEPGRLEEERRLAYVGITRAMRQLVMTYAETRRLYGSETYNKVSRFVREIPAGLVQEVRLSNSVSRPFGGAKTPASSLFANASIPQTAFSLGQRVQHAVFGEGVILNFEGSGAQARVQVNFSEGSKWLMLGYAKLEAI is encoded by the coding sequence ATGCGCAATGATGACCTCTCCCTCCTGCTGAACTCCCTCAACGACGCTCAACGCCAGGCCGTGGCGGCCCAGGTCGGGCGGCAACTGGTGCTGGCCGGCGCCGGCTCGGGCAAGACCCGCGTACTGGTGCACCGCATCGCCTGGCTGATCCAGGTCGTGCAGGCCTCGCCGCATTCGATCCTGTCGGTGACGTTCACTAACAAAGCCGCGGCGGAAATGCGCCACCGCATCGAGCAACTGCTGGGCATCAACCCGGCCGGCATGTGGGTCGGTACCTTCCACGGCCTGGCCCACCGCCTGTTGCGGGCGCACTGGCAGGAAGCGGGGCTGGCACAGAACTTCCAGATCCTCGACAGCGACGACCAGCAGCGCCTGATCAAGCGGGTGATCCGCGAAATGGGCCTCGACGAACAGAAATGGCCGGCGCGCCAGGTCCAGTGGTTCATCAACGGGCAGAAGGACGAAGGCCTGCGCCCGCGGCATATCCAGGCCAGCGGCGACCTGTTCCTGACCACCATGCGCGACATCTACAGCGCTTACGAGCAAGCCTGTGAGCGCGCCGGGGTCATCGACTTCTCCGAACTGCTGCTGCGCGCCCTCGACCTGTGGCGCGATCAGCCTGGGCTGCTCGAGCACTACCAGCGCCGCTTCCGGCACATCCTGGTGGACGAGTTCCAGGATACCAACGCCGTGCAGTACGCCTGGTTGCGCCTGCTGGCCGGCGGCGGCGACAGCCTGATGGCGGTGGGCGACGACGACCAGTCGATCTACGGCTGGCGCGGCGCCAAGATCGAGAACATCCACCAGTACACCGCCGACTTCCCGGACGCCGAGCTGATCCGCCTGGAGCAGAACTACCGCTCCACCGGTGGCATCCTCAAGGCCGCCAACGCCCTGATCGCCAACAACAGCGGACGCCTGGGCAAGGAACTGTGGACCGACCTGGGCGAAGGCGAACCGCTGACGCTCTATGCCGCCTTCAACGAGCACGACGAAGCGCGCTACGTGGTCGAGACCATCGAAAGCCTGATCAAGCAGGGCAACGCGCGCAGCGATATCGCCATCCTGTACCGCTCCAACGCCCAGTCGCGGGTTTTGGAAGAGGCCCTGCTGCGCGAGCGCATCCCTTATCGCATCTATGGCGGCCAGCGCTTCTTCGAGCGCGCCGAGATCAAGAACGCCATGGCCTACCTGCGCCTGCTCGAAGGCCGTGGCAACGACGCCGCGCTGGAGCGGGTGATCAATGTTCCGCCGCGCGGTATCGGCGAGAAGACCGTCGAGGCCATTCGCGAGCATGCCCGTCACAGCCAGTCGTCGATGTGGGACGCGATGTGCCAGTTGCTTGCCGCCAAGGCCCTGAAGGGCCGCGCCGCCAGTGCCCTGGGGGCGTTCATCGAACTGCTCGAGAACCTCGCCGCCAAGGTCCTGGAGATGCCCCTGCACCTGATGACCCAGACGGTCATCGAGCAGTCCGGCCTGATCATCTACCACCAGGAAGAAAAGGGCGAGAAAGGCCAGGCACGGGTGGAAAACCTTGAGGAACTGGTCAGCGCCGCGCGCAACTTCGAGACCAGCGACGAAGATGCCGACCTGACGCCGTTGTCGGCATTCCTCGGCCACGCCTCGCTGGAGGCCGGCGACAGCCAGGCCGACGAGCACGAGGACAGCATCCAGCTGATGACCCTGCACAGCGCCAAGGGCCTGGAATTCCCCTACGTGTTCCTGGTGGGCATGGAGGAAGGGCTGTTCCCGCACAAGATGAGCCTGGAAGAGCCCGGCCGCCTGGAAGAGGAACGCCGCCTGGCCTATGTCGGCATTACCCGGGCCATGCGTCAGCTGGTCATGACCTACGCCGAGACCCGCCGCCTGTATGGCAGCGAGACGTACAACAAGGTGTCACGCTTCGTCCGCGAGATCCCGGCGGGCCTGGTGCAGGAAGTGCGCCTGTCGAACTCCGTCAGCCGCCCTTTCGGTGGTGCCAAGACGCCTGCCAGCAGCCTGTTCGCCAACGCCAGCATCCCGCAAACCGCCTTCAGCCTCGGCCAGCGGGTGCAGCACGCGGTGTTCGGCGAGGGCGTGATCCTCAACTTCGAAGGTTCCGGGGCCCAGGCACGGGTGCAGGTGAACTTCTCCGAGGGCAGCAAGTGGCTGATGCTTGGCTATGCCAAGCTGGAAGCCATCTGA
- a CDS encoding SMI1/KNR4 family protein yields MEEVIEQLREANEPVPVPLELPDEDQLVEVEEQLFINIPFVFKEFLLTVSDVVYGSLEPVTATDPQSHTYLPEVAANAWDAGVPRDLIPICQDGDDYYCVEEDGTVVLWSGEEEIVTEESWESVWHWARDVWLES; encoded by the coding sequence GTGGAAGAAGTGATCGAACAACTCCGTGAAGCCAACGAGCCGGTGCCGGTGCCACTGGAGCTACCGGACGAGGATCAGCTGGTCGAAGTCGAGGAACAGCTGTTCATCAACATTCCGTTCGTGTTCAAGGAATTCCTGCTGACCGTCAGTGACGTGGTGTATGGCAGCCTGGAGCCGGTGACCGCCACCGACCCGCAATCCCACACCTACCTGCCAGAAGTGGCAGCCAATGCCTGGGACGCTGGCGTCCCTCGCGATCTCATCCCGATCTGCCAGGACGGCGACGATTACTACTGCGTCGAGGAAGACGGCACTGTGGTGCTGTGGTCCGGCGAAGAAGAGATCGTCACCGAAGAAAGCTGGGAGTCGGTGTGGCACTGGGCCCGGGATGTCTGGCTGGAAAGCTGA